AGCATGAATGTTGGTGCAATCTCAAGAAACAGATGGCGGCCAAACGAAAAGATTCTTCTGCTCTAGGCTCGTATATGGCCATGCTATTGACATGCAAGCTCATGTACGTGAATACGACAACCCCATTGTACTAAATCTAACAAGCAAGTACAGATCCTCAGAATGCCTAAGATCCATCTACCAATCCACAACCTTCATTGTAACGGATTACTTGGCTGTTCAAGGACTCTTCGGGTCTTGCAACTCACACCCAATATTGAGGGAACGGAGGGGCTTCTACGAAGACCGCATAAAACCGCCCCCAGCCTTCCTCCAGTATGCCCGTCACATCGAAATCTCGCTTGACCGGAACTACCCTCTGCACcatcgctgctgctggggcaTGGCCACAAGAAAAGAAGCTGATGAGAATTTGGCGTGCCAAGAAGGCGAGCCTTGCGACGACCTGGAGCCCGAGGCCCACGAGCCCTGTGACTTTCACTGGCTACACCTTGAAAGGTTCAGAAACCTAAGGAGTCTGAAAATATGGATTTCTACCAGAAACAGTAACCTGTACGGCGGTTTATTTACCCATCCCACCGGCGTTGAGGAGGTGgactttgaggagctgaGGACACTCCTCTCGGGTCTTGCCAACGTTGAATCTGTCGTCTTGAGCGCCCCATTAAGTAAGCATGTTGAGCCTGATGAAGGCTATGTTGAAGGTATTGCAAAAAATGGACAACTGAAAGTTTGGAAAAGAGGTGAAATACTACCTCTGATGGTAAAATGGAGCATGAAAGTTGAATAGGTATCTCGGCATATGCCGTGAAATGGGGTTTCAGGTAAATGGGAAGGCAAATTGCAGGAGTAACTTTTTCATTATTCTTATTGTCTGCAATGACGACAAGAGAGTAACATTTTTAGCACCACCGCGGCGTTGAGAATTCCTGTAAACAAGAGACTGTCTCTGCTCCCATTAGGACCTTTGCTTGGGTTGCATCTCTAAGAGCCAAGGAGCAATTTTCAAAGGTTATGTTCTCTTGCACTCTTCCATAAGCTGCCaagataataaataataatttagaaTTAACAGCTTCAGGCCATTAGTTCGAAAGTTTATTTTTCTGGCTCACTCCGGATGCCTGAGGACAAAGTAAGAGGTGTTTGCACTTTCATGGAATCTCGAGAACTTTAGACAGACGTAGCCTTGAGTTCCCGTAATATGCTCACATTTAATTCATTACAGGGCAAGAGAGCCGAGGAGTTAGACTCTTGGGTTTCGCAAGACGCCACACTAATAAGACTACTTTTACAGGCTATAATAGACGTAATAAATATGCATGCGCATTGCAAATTAGGTAGCTCGGTACGAATCTTTCCCCATTCAGCCTCGCTTAGAGCCCTTAGGACCTTTGTTAAGGGCCTGTCACTGTGCTCTACTTGTGGGTTACGTGAGAATACTTACTACACCATTGCGCTTGGGTTTGTTGGCTGCGTTCGTCACTGAACCATCAACCCATTCAGCAATTACTCACTCGCAAACCCGGGCCCCTTTCTACTCATTAATCACTTAGCTCAGGGGGAAATGCTTTCTCGCCTCCCGTGATTCTCCAACTGCTTGTGTCTCTGCATCAGCGTTACACAGCCCCTGAGCAAGTCTCGGCTGGGGATATAAATACTCTTGCACATGCCCACTCACTTGACCTCAGGAGACTCAGCACCAGCAAAGAACAACTCACATCAAATCAAAACCTCAACTATCCATTAGACCACCAAGGAACCAACATCACAGAATGTCCGCTGTTTGGCCAGGCTACTATACCACCCACAAAATACCCATGGAGTGGATCTACGACCAAAAGGTGCTTATAGATGCCCTCACAAAGATTTACGGATCGAATTACATGTTGACTCGGGGAGCCGCCCTTATGGTCGTGGACACAACACAGAGAGAACCcgagaagctgaagcagaAGCTCGTGAACGATGACATAATTCGAGATCCGAGCTGTAAATGCACCAATTGCCAGAGAATGATTGAAGACCTCAAGCCGAAGGATAAGGAAGTGACCGAGGAAGGCGCTGAGGGATTGGATATCCAATAAAGGCGAGCGTGTGGTAACTGGAAAGTTTCGTGGGCCTTAATGCCGCGCTCTTATCTCGCCATGCCTGCAGGATAACTCTTAATGAACAAGGGAGAGCAAAACGTCACCAAGAGCCCCGGTGTTTAGGATAGTGGGCTCGATGTCATACTTTACCAGGGCCTCAAAGGCAGTGTTTTTTAGGCAGTTCACAAATAGGGTTCCAGTTGCTAGAATAGAAAAGAAACCTTCTCAATAAAAGACTCGATTCAGACTCTAGCCTGCAAGTTTCACTCCTTGCGAATAAGATGATCGAAAAAGTCTCCCAAAAAGTAAGCCGACCTCTTGGCATACCTCGTCTTCTCGGGACTCTCAAAGTCTATCCAAGTACATCCAAACCTATCCGAGTAGCCCGCAGCCCACTCCCAGTTATCCGTAAATGTCCACCCGAAATACGACTTGGTGACAACGCCTTCTTGGGACGCCTTGGCAACTTCGGTGAGATAGCTCTTGTAAAAGTCGATTCTGAAGGGGTCTTCGAGGACGTCGTCGGGTCCTTTAGGTTTCCAGTCATGTTCGCCTTGGGCGGTGGTGCCATTTTCAGTGATGTAGATTGGCACGCCGTAACGGTTCCAGATCCAGCGGAGGAGCTTCGCCCATCCCCAAGGTGTTGTGCGGAGCCAGTATGTGTCACTCATTGGTCCTCGAGGTTGGCCCTGCTTATTCTCATCGGACTGCACAATGTTGCCCTTATGGTCATTGATATCAGCAGGCTCATCGCGATGACGAACGTAAAACGCAGAGTATGAGTTCATGCCGTAAAACTCAGAGCTACCAAGAACGAGCTTGCTCTCCTCTGGCGTAAATCGCGGCAGACGATCACCGAGCTGAGCTCGCATCGACGCTGGGTAATCTCCCGTCTTGTACAAAGGATCGGCAAACCAGGCAATCTCAAACTCTCGTGCCCGTTCCGCGGCCTCTTGATCTTTAGGGTCATCGGCATCCCAAGGCTCGGACCAGTTGCCGTGGAGTGTGATCATGATCTTTCCTTGCTGGGTTGGCTTGAATTCTTTCTTGTACATGTCTGCCACGTAAGCGTGGGAGACGAGCTCCGTGTGGCCGATGGTGAAGGGCTCAGTGCTGCTGTCGCCTTCTTCGTTGCGGTCGCGGAAACTTGAGCGAGCTGGGGCGTGTACTCCAGCGGCATAGCCGGCCAGGGAGTAAACGCCGGGCTCATTGTATGTGATCCAGTTCTTGACGCGGTCTCCGAATCTCTCAAAGCAGACTCGTGCGTAGCGAATAAAATCGGGCGTGTAAGCCTCCTTGTTCAGCATACCCCCATAGCGATCTTCTAGGGCTTGTGGAATATCCCAGTGGAAAAGGGTGACGAAGGGTGTGATGCCGTGAgcgagaagctcatcaatgAGTCGGTTATAATAAGCGATGCCCTCTTCATTGACAGGGTCATCTTTTCCGCCAAGAGGAATGATGCGTGACCACGCAAGCGAGAAGCGGTAACCCGTGGCTCTATACTTCTTAAGCCAGGCGACATCTGTCTTGTACAAATCGTAGGACCGCACAGCGTCATCGCCAGTGCTCCCATCCTTCACCTTTCCGGGCGTGTGGGCAAAGGTATCCCAGATGGATGGGCCTTTTCCATCCTTATCCCAAGCGCCCTCAACCTGGGCAGCCGCTGTAGCCCATCCCCTGCTCGTTGTCAGATCGACCTCTTGGCCTGATGAATGAACTCACCAGATAAAGTCAGGAGGGAGAGCTCCCTTGATGGATTCGTCAAACTCCTGAGAAGTCATATTGTCAGAAACTTGTGATAGTGGACAATGTTGAAGCAAAAAGCCTACTCGCAGAGCCTACACAGTCTAGAAATAAAACCCCAAAAACGTGACGACACAGGATTTCACCATCATGCGTTGTCAGAGGGGAAAGCATGCATGCATTAGTGGAGGTTGTGCTCACGAGCGCCCGTCCCCGTGTCCACGAGAAATGGTTCGTTGGAGGATCGGGCCAAACTCTCCCGATATTGGCCTTATGAGTAGCCGAACCCCTCTCACTTGCGCACGAATGGGTGAGAGCCGCCATTCGCATGTCGCGGGCCGTCGGTCCGTCATCCCGTAAGGAATCCGGGGGACCCTCCAACAGCAAACCCCAGCCGGAACAAGGCTCATTTTTCATTGGATGGTAATTAGCCGTGCCGTCGGATCAGGAACGTTTTGTGGTCTCGCGTATCTGCCgtggtgaagaggaggaggttaAGCATCTCAATTACACCGCCATTACTTGAGCCTCCATACGAGAATCTATCTACTTGGCAAGACGTGGGGACTCATGAGCTCTTCTTTCTAGAGTTCTCGAGTGGTTTACTCACAGTGTTTGTTGTCTAGTATAACCAAGGTCCAACAATTATGGATGAGCAATGTTGCGAGCGTGGCTACGGGAGCAGGCGAAAATGCCAGCGTTGAATCCCTTGTTTTTATAGCCCCCTTTCACAAAAATAGACCAAGTTATTGCAAGTTAACAAATCCAATGTTATTGAGATTAGTTATACGGTCATGAGAGCAAACTATCCGAGCAGACTAAGGTATCATATGGTTCATATCATAAACAAAGTGGTCTCATCAACACATCCTAAACCTCCACAACGCCCCCATTCCGCGCGCGGAGCTTCTCCGCCTTGAGCGAACCCCACTTGGCGTCGGCAACCTTGACGCTCAGCTTGACGGGGTTGGCACCCTTGGTCTCAAAGATGTGGTCGATttcctcgaggttgagcttgcCCGTCTCAGGGAAGACGAAGTAGGCGATGATCAGCTGGCAGAAGTTGTAGACGATGTAGACGGCCCAGATCTTGTAGCCGATCTTTTGGATACCGACTGAGATGCCGTAGTTGTGGACGACACCGGCAGCGCCCTGTAGATTGTTAGTGTTATATTGATGGGTATGGAGATGTGGGCTTACCTGGAACATGGTGTACATGGCCATACCCTTGGCTCGGAGGGCTAGGGAGAGCAGTTCAACTGGGTACAGATTGTGCATGGTAGCAATGAACGAGGCACTGCAGACCTGGAAGCCATAGATCCAGAAAACCGTGAGATACGACAGGTATCGTGCGTTTTCCTGCTGCTCGACCTGCCAGCTAGTGATGGTGACTGCAATCTGAGCGACAATAATGGCAATCAATCCGGCAAAGATTAGAGTGCGTCGACGGAAATATTCGATGATGTAGGCACCGAAGAGGGTAAAGACGAAGTAGGTAGCCGTCAGACCGAGGTTGATACCTAGaacatcaagcttcttggtgattccgatggtctcgagggcGGGGTCCAGGTACATGCCGATGATGCCACCACCTAAAAGAGTCAATTGCGTTTTTTACACGATATATGCATGCATGACTTACCATTCCACTGTTGAAAGACAGAGTACAGAGCAAGGATACAGGTACGGAAGGCCGCGgccttggtgaagaagacgcGGAAATCCCAGGTAGCACGGAAACCCACAACACTGGTCTCGATGGACTCGTCAATCTGGGACATCATGACATCGACAAAAGGATGGTTGACGTCTTCAGACGAGGTGAAATAGCGTGAGATCATGTGGCGAGCCTTCTCCCTCTGTCCCTTCATGACCATGTATCGAGGAGACTCGGGGCAGAGGAAGTAGATGGTGCAGCAAACAAAGGCAGGGAAGGCGGcttggatgaggaaggcgactctccagctccagttGCTTTCCCAGTGGGTGAAGCCCATCATAATtccgatgatggcgagggaACCCACTTGGAagaaggcaccaaagatACCGACGATGCTGTCTCCTGTGTCAGCCAAGTAAGGGTGGGATGGTAGAGGCTGTACTCACTGTCCACGGATATGTGGAGGCGCAACCTCGGCAATGTACTGCGAACTCGTGCAAAGCGCAGTGCCGAAGCCCAGGATGAAACGTCCAGCCATCAGACAAGCAACGTTAGGCGAAGCAGCttggatggcggcggcagcgacaGTGAGGAAGCAGCCGGCAAAGTTGACGCTGCGTCGACCGACCTTGTCAGCCAAGCAGAGGAAAGGTGCACCGCAGAAGTTGCCAATGGTCatgagggcgttgatgacGCCAAGCGTGGAGCCCTTGTTCTCGAAGCCAAAGTAATCGTGCCAGTGGGTGTTGGAGTTGATACTGCTGATTACACCCCAATCGATACCGTAGCTATGTCAAAGTCAGTTGCTGTTATACAGAAGCATGTCTTTCTTGCTCGTCAAGGGCACTCACCCAGCCTGGTTAACGGCCATGACAagcatgatgaggaagagacgAAAGCCGGCCCTTGATCGTAGCTTCAAGGCTTCTCTCGACTTGGTGACCAAGTGGTCCTCGGTGATGCGAGCCGcgacaacctcctcaacgGCAACGCCAGCCTTTGCGGCATCGGCGTTGACGTCTTGGTAGACGTTGTGCTGCTCAACGTGTGCAACGGGCTGTCTTCTCGCCATGGTTCAAGGTAGTTGAGCAAAGAGGATGGAGAGTGAAACCTTGTCTGGCGAGGAGCCGCAAGTGTCTTGCCGGTACTTATATAGAGATGCCCAATGTAACCGTTGCAGTTGGATCATCCTCTAGTCTTGACCGAAAGGCAGCCGTGCTGGAGCCGGTACCGCGTCCACGGGATTAAACTTGCGGTGCCGCACCCTGGCATTGCATTTACCACATCCTTTGC
This window of the Fusarium keratoplasticum isolate Fu6.1 chromosome 3, whole genome shotgun sequence genome carries:
- a CDS encoding MFS domain-containing protein, with protein sequence MARRQPVAHVEQHNVYQDVNADAAKAGVAVEEVVAARITEDHLVTKSREALKLRSRAGFRLFLIMLVMAVNQAGYGIDWGVISSINSNTHWHDYFGFENKGSTLGVINALMTIGNFCGAPFLCLADKVGRRSVNFAGCFLTVAAAAIQAASPNVACLMAGRFILGFGTALCTSSQYIAEVAPPHIRGHIVGIFGAFFQVGSLAIIGIMMGFTHWESNWSWRVAFLIQAAFPAFVCCTIYFLCPESPRYMVMKGQREKARHMISRYFTSSEDVNHPFVDVMMSQIDESIETSVVGFRATWDFRVFFTKAAAFRTCILALYSVFQQWNGGGIIGMYLDPALETIGITKKLDVLGINLGLTATYFVFTLFGAYIIEYFRRRTLIFAGLIAIIVAQIAVTITSWQVEQQENARYLSYLTVFWIYGFQVCSASFIATMHNLYPVELLSLALRAKGMAMYTMFQGAAGVVHNYGISVGIQKIGYKIWAVYIVYNFCQLIIAYFVFPETGKLNLEEIDHIFETKGANPVKLSVKVADAKWGSLKAEKLRARNGGVVEV